A stretch of DNA from Spirosoma endbachense:
GGATAGCCCTGAGGCTGTTGACGGTTTCGGCCCATGCCCAGAGTTCTGTGGATGAGTTTGCTGAAATCATGGTCGAAGATTCGCTCGTTGAGGGAATGATGGACGAAAATGGCCCTTCCAGTATTGTCCTGGATATTACCCGAACAAAAATTGGCCGGGATTTTTATGAATCTTTCTACCAGCAGTGGAGCAGTTTACCACTTAGTTTAGCGGCAAATGTATTCACCGATTCAACCGTTGCGAATTCGAACGCATCGGCGGTTTTCAATCTGAGCGAGTTTGTCGTAACGATAGAAGAATTGCCTTCGGCCGGCAATTCACTGGCGAATATCATTTCGGTCAGCGTTGACAACGAGTTACTCTGGCAGCAATTTGTTCCTTCCCGGCGCGAAGTCATCGACGAATATGCTACCTATGCCGTAGAGATTGTTCGGGGCTATTTTGCCACGATACAAACGGTAACCAATCAGCTTGGCGACGAAGACCAGCGCGGTACGGGCATAAAATAAGGAACATTGGCAACATCCGGCCAATGAATATTCGCCCGGTCGAAACCGGCTTTAGTAGGCATACAATTCACACCACATTTAACTGGAACTTCATCTCATGGTACGGTCATTACCTATTTGTTTTTTGCTCCTGCTAAGTCTGGCAGGGCAGGCACAATCATTTGTTTATCATCCCAACAATCCATCGTTTGGGGGCAATACGTTCAATTATGCATGGATGCTTAGTTCGGCGCAGGCACAGGATAAGCTCAAGGACCCATCGACACCTAAAGCGACGACCTCGTCGAGCACACAGAATAGCGCACTAACAAGCTTCTCCCAGACGCTTCAGAACCAACTACTTAGTCAGTTATCACGCAACCTGTTTACGAGTCAGTTTGGTGAACAGGGGTTGAAGGAAGGAACGTTCCAGTTCGGCGACTTACAGGTGATCGTAGCCAACGGCACTGACGGCATAAATATCCAGATTACGGATGGTAAAGGCGGGCAAACGACGATTACGGTACCCTATTTTTAATAGGTAATAGCCATGTTGAGTAGTTCTATTTTGCTCTAAACCGACCTTTCCCATGTTTACTAACTTACTAAAATGGGCAGCCTACGGGCTGGCTCCAGTGGCCTGTTGCTGGCTTTTGAGTGGCTGTAGTGCTTATATGCACCAGCCCAAAGGTATCCGCCCGGCCCGACTAGGGGAAGAAACTCCCGTAACAGGTTCGTTACGGACACTTCCCGAACCGAATGAAAAAATCTACGCAGCGGTCTATAAATTCCGCGACCTGACAGGCCAGTATAAACTGACCGAAACCGGCTCCAACTTCTCAACCGCCGTTACACAGGGAGCAACCAACATTCTGATGAAAGCCCTGGAAGAAAGCAATTGGTTTGTTCCGGTCGAACGGGAGAATGTGAGCAACCTGCTGAACGAACGGAAAATTATCCGGTCGAGCATGGCGCAATTTAAAAACGAAGACAATAGCCTGCCTCCCTTGCTGTTTGCCGGGCTTATTATGGAGGGCGGGGTCGTGTCTTATGATGCAAACACAATTACGGGA
This window harbors:
- a CDS encoding CsgE family curli-type amyloid fiber assembly protein encodes the protein MILWIALRLLTVSAHAQSSVDEFAEIMVEDSLVEGMMDENGPSSIVLDITRTKIGRDFYESFYQQWSSLPLSLAANVFTDSTVANSNASAVFNLSEFVVTIEELPSAGNSLANIISVSVDNELLWQQFVPSRREVIDEYATYAVEIVRGYFATIQTVTNQLGDEDQRGTGIK
- a CDS encoding curli production assembly/transport component CsgF, which produces MVRSLPICFLLLLSLAGQAQSFVYHPNNPSFGGNTFNYAWMLSSAQAQDKLKDPSTPKATTSSSTQNSALTSFSQTLQNQLLSQLSRNLFTSQFGEQGLKEGTFQFGDLQVIVANGTDGINIQITDGKGGQTTITVPYF